One stretch of Croceibacterium atlanticum DNA includes these proteins:
- a CDS encoding glutathione S-transferase family protein — translation MITIYHVPNSRSLRIVWLMEELGEDYHVERVSFPVGEEFLKVNPLGSVPTIEDDNIVMCESLAILQYLTGRRLVAGNAQAAALTTGPNPDPAAYAEHLQFLHFGESDLAVPLGTIFRTRVFAKEVTNGTVKDLFSQVAKRLAFLNNHLADGREWVTGDRFTIADISIGYAFVIADFAGFDLDLPEHVAAYWQRLQSRPAYQRAIGK, via the coding sequence ATGATCACGATCTACCACGTTCCCAATTCCCGTTCCCTGCGCATCGTCTGGCTGATGGAGGAACTGGGAGAGGATTATCATGTGGAGCGGGTTTCCTTCCCCGTTGGCGAGGAATTTCTGAAGGTCAATCCGCTCGGCTCCGTCCCCACGATCGAGGATGACAACATCGTGATGTGCGAAAGCCTGGCGATCCTGCAATATCTGACAGGGCGCAGGCTGGTTGCTGGCAATGCACAGGCGGCCGCGCTGACCACCGGGCCAAATCCGGACCCGGCTGCCTATGCCGAACATCTGCAATTCCTCCATTTCGGCGAATCTGACCTTGCCGTCCCGCTCGGCACAATATTCCGTACCAGAGTGTTCGCGAAGGAGGTGACCAATGGCACGGTGAAGGATCTGTTCTCCCAGGTCGCAAAACGGCTGGCCTTCCTGAACAATCATCTTGCCGATGGCCGGGAATGGGTGACCGGCGACAGGTTCACCATTGCCGACATTTCAATCGGTTATGCTTTCGTGATCGCCGATTTCGCCGGGTTCGATCTGGATCTTCCCGAACATGTGGCGGCCTATTGGCAAAGGCTGCAATCGCGCCCCGCCTATCAGCGGGCAATTGGCAAGTAA
- the acs gene encoding acetate--CoA ligase yields the protein MSDKAVYPVPESWAKNALIDAATYEERYRNSVEDPESFWATEARRIDWIKPFSTVKNTSFAADDFRIKWFEDGTLNLSANCLDRHLADKGDDIAILWEPDDPENEARSYTYRELHEETCRFANVLKAHGAKKGDRVTIYLPMIPEAAIAMLACARIGAVHSIVFAGFSPEALGGRIDDCTSDLVITSDEGLRGGKHIPLKANVDEALEHHAKDVSTVIVVRHTGADIAMKEGRDVWWHEAMKGQEPECEPEEMNAEDPLFILYTSGSTGKPKGVLHTTGGYAVWTSMTHEYTFDYRRGEVYWCAADIGWVTGHSYVVYGPLANGAITLMFEGVPNYPDFSRFWQIVDKYQVAQFYAAPTALRALMREGDDWVTRTSRKSLKVLGSVGEPINPEAWEWYYKVVGDSRCPIVDTWWQTETGGHMITPLPGATALKPGSASMPMFGVQPAIVDNDGKVQHGATEGPLVITDSWPGQMRTVYGDHERFIQTYFSTFPGNYFTGDGARRDEDGYYWITGRIDDVINVSGHRMGTAEIESALVLHEKVAEAAVVGMPHEIKGQGIYAYVTTTAGTEDSDELRAELIKWVRREIGPIATPDVLQFAPSLPKTRSGKIMRRILRKIAENDTSNLGDTSTLADPGVVDDLIANSPQTNQAD from the coding sequence CAAGAACACCAGTTTCGCGGCTGACGATTTCCGCATCAAATGGTTCGAGGATGGCACGCTCAACCTTTCGGCCAACTGCCTTGACCGGCATCTTGCCGACAAGGGCGACGATATCGCCATATTGTGGGAGCCGGACGATCCCGAGAACGAGGCGCGCAGCTACACCTATCGCGAATTGCACGAGGAAACCTGCCGCTTTGCCAATGTGCTGAAGGCACATGGCGCGAAGAAGGGCGACCGGGTCACCATCTATCTGCCGATGATCCCCGAAGCAGCCATCGCCATGCTGGCCTGTGCCCGGATCGGCGCGGTCCATTCGATAGTCTTTGCCGGGTTCAGCCCGGAGGCGCTGGGCGGCAGGATCGACGATTGCACCAGCGACCTGGTCATCACTTCGGATGAAGGCCTGCGCGGCGGGAAGCATATTCCGCTGAAAGCCAATGTGGACGAGGCGCTGGAACATCACGCCAAGGATGTCTCCACCGTGATCGTCGTCCGCCATACGGGCGCCGACATCGCCATGAAGGAAGGCCGCGACGTGTGGTGGCACGAAGCGATGAAGGGGCAGGAACCGGAATGCGAACCGGAGGAAATGAACGCGGAAGACCCGCTGTTCATCCTCTATACCAGCGGCTCCACCGGCAAGCCCAAGGGCGTGCTGCACACTACCGGCGGCTATGCCGTGTGGACCAGCATGACCCATGAATACACATTCGATTATCGCCGCGGCGAAGTCTATTGGTGCGCCGCCGATATCGGCTGGGTCACGGGCCATTCCTATGTCGTCTATGGCCCGCTGGCCAATGGCGCGATCACGCTGATGTTCGAAGGCGTGCCGAACTATCCGGATTTCTCCCGTTTCTGGCAGATCGTGGACAAATATCAGGTGGCGCAATTCTATGCCGCACCCACCGCCCTGCGCGCCCTGATGCGCGAAGGGGATGACTGGGTCACGCGCACCAGCCGCAAGAGCCTGAAAGTGCTCGGCTCGGTCGGCGAACCGATCAATCCCGAAGCGTGGGAATGGTATTACAAGGTGGTGGGCGACAGCCGCTGCCCCATCGTGGACACATGGTGGCAGACGGAAACGGGCGGCCACATGATCACCCCCCTGCCCGGCGCGACCGCTCTCAAGCCCGGCAGCGCGTCCATGCCGATGTTCGGCGTGCAGCCTGCCATCGTCGATAATGACGGAAAGGTGCAGCACGGCGCGACCGAGGGGCCGCTGGTCATCACCGATAGCTGGCCCGGCCAGATGCGCACGGTCTATGGCGATCATGAACGCTTCATCCAGACCTATTTCAGCACCTTCCCGGGCAATTACTTCACCGGAGACGGCGCCCGCCGGGACGAGGATGGATATTACTGGATCACCGGCCGGATCGACGACGTGATCAATGTTTCCGGCCACCGCATGGGCACTGCCGAAATCGAAAGCGCGCTGGTGCTGCATGAAAAAGTGGCCGAAGCCGCCGTTGTCGGGATGCCGCACGAGATCAAGGGACAGGGCATCTATGCCTATGTCACCACCACGGCGGGGACCGAGGATTCAGACGAATTGCGCGCCGAGCTGATCAAGTGGGTGCGCCGTGAAATCGGCCCGATTGCCACGCCGGACGTGCTGCAATTCGCCCCTTCCCTGCCCAAGACACGCAGCGGCAAGATCATGCGGCGCATCCTGCGCAAGATCGCGGAGAACGACACGAGCAATCTGGGCGATACTTCCACCCTGGCCGATCCCGGCGTGGTGGACGATCTGATCGCGAACAGTCCGCAGACCAATCAGGCTGATTGA